AATTgacatttatacaattaacAATTGTATCAATAATTTCTTCACTTCAGATTTTTATGTAGTTAGAGTACGTAACATATTCAAGTAACCGACCGATGTCTTAACTAcctaatgttaaataaatgatatgtaGCTTGTGCTACTAGTagatatacttaataaataccAATATTGCGCTACTTACGTCACCAAATGTACTGAGAGATAGCTCGAAAAGATTTCCAGCAGTAAGTTTCACAGACGAATTAGCCATAGCGATCATCAATACAAGTGCGAGACCCTTTTTTCCTGGTAAGCGATGCCAATCGATCATGTAAGACACCTCGCCGATCTTTTTGCACTGTTTATAggattatttttcagatttctcttatttaataaaaaatgctaataTGTTCACGATTATATTAAAAGGAgtcattttctaaaataatattgtgcattttaaatcatataatattcagtaattattgcaagaaaatattttttctattctaaaaatatccaCAAAAGTTGTCACAGAAGTacagagaaattttttgacaataataACTACTATCAATAGTTACCTGTTCGGTTACAAGTTCGccaatgtaacaaaatatgaaaatattaaacgtaAGAGATATTAGTAGAACAATATATGTTATGTAACTCGCAGGTTCTTTACTTTCCCATTCCTGCAACGTAAAGATTTCCACATTCTAAAACGCGTTATTGTAAATCGTacttgcaaattttcaatattacttGAAAGTAATGATGCGGTTTGCAGTACGTACTTTTTGTACGATATGCGTACCATGATAGTATAATATCCAAGAAAACACATGTTTAACGTACATCCTACAATTTCCACGAGAGATATTTCGCGCAGTACTTTGTCCGTAAGCGATATAAAACTGTAAGACAGCGGTGACGTTaatgtgagaaaaattttattaaaagaaaaatatgagtcTTTGaactcattaaaaataatcagtaattaattagaacacacaaacataaaaatcaaCATATTGATCTTTGTCAAGGATTAACTTACTGTAAAATTCGTACGTGCTGTTGAACAATCATCGTTAATCTCTCGTCCACGCTGGCGCAAAAATCTTCCCGTCCTTCTACCAAGTGGTCGATCCATTGCATCAGAACCTCCAAGCGGCCGTAAGCGTGCATTGCAAAGACAGCGGCTAAACTGCAAGCTCCGGTTGTGATGGAGTGTGCGATGAAACCTGATAGACATTGTAACCAAAAGAAAATCTCACTGATCGGACTATGTCGCGCGTCGACGATCACTCTGGCGACTGGATACACCAGTGGCCGATACGTCAAATTTTCGTCGTCCGTGACCGTTCCGTTGCCGAACGGCATGGCGAGATAATAAAACACAGCACCGCCGTACATAAAGAACGCGCATATCATCACGAGGCGTCGGCCGAACTTTGCATTCTTGATCATGATGGTTCGGTCACTATAATGTCGAGTATTCATCCAGTCACTCTCGATGTGTTCGATACCTTTACGAATGTCGTTCTCGCGAAAGATTAGTGAAGAATACTTTATGACGGCCATCAGGCAGAAACTCAACGGTCCGGAAAGCTTTAAGGTATTGTACGTATCCTCGACCTCGAGCACAATAAAGGCGGCGCAGGGTATGAAAAGGAAGCCGATCAGACCggtgcaaattatatttatcaacaaatacaacaatttttctatCGAGGAAAGATTGGCTGATTTCGGCCAGGCACCAATCGGTTTTAATATCCAGCGATTCAGCTGGACGCTCAGCCGCATATCTTCTTCATGATCGTAGATATTTGCGACGAAGCTTGTCTTCTGCATAGCGATTCCGTTTATTATTGAAACTTAACAGCTTGACTACTGATTGCGACTACTGATTGAGAGGATTGCGCGAGAGTTCGAACGCGGAAAATCAAACGTCGCGACTGCGCCGTTCTGCGCAACTTCCCTTCCCGGAAAGAAACGATCAAACGTCAGGATACGAAGGGTGAAGTTTACAGACAAACTTTTGTGACTTCCGCAAGAGAGTTAAGTTTAACTTTTGCTCGCTGATCATTTTCTGTTCATGAATTATGAGCGCATGATCTGCATTCTTTCATGATTGTGAGATATTTTCCGCGAGTATTCAAAGAGAATCGGAAGTGTGTATTTTTTGCGAGTGATATTGTACAATGCGATATGCacttatgatattttatgtacacggggaaaattttatataaaaaattattatgtacggtagtagccgcggaccatgaaagaattataaaaatttttactatgtttttcgcATGTgacacaatataaaaatattgaaagtaaAAGATACGAGCATTATGGCATATGTTAAAAAGGAAAGTGCATCATTTCGTTCccatctataaaatattattatgcatatgtaaatatatattaaaaaatacaagaaaatttattttactactctttttttaaagaaatttaatatatgaatcaTGAAATTggtaatataagaaattgattaataatgaattatattctCATACCgttattacataatatcctAAGAGGCATAATATTAAAGTGCTTccaataaattctataaaacacATTTCTCCTACAACATCTTGTATCtgatttaaaaatctaaaattagataataattgttataatttgcaatattacactaaaaattttatttacaaaattatataaatcattatttacaaatcaTGTAAATCAATAGATTACttgtaaaaaacaaatatttcaatttttctgtatttaatatttaataatacgaCTCTTACGAAGCTGATTTTAAAAagcattaaaatgttttaattaattaacaataatcaaccaattttaatgtaatatttatgtagTATGAAGCAATTtgcaagcaaaaaaaaatttagtaacaaatttataaaaaatgaataatatttttagctaCTCACCTACGCACCCTCACGTGATGTGCGATGATCAGCGCCAGTCTTGCATGAGTGGAATATTCCTTGGACCAATGATTTTCGTTTGCTAAATTTTCCAACCAAGTCACCAGCATTTCAAGTTGTCCGCAAGCGTGCATGGTGAATAACGCGGTGACCCCGCAAACACTGGCCGTCAcaatatatattgcgataCCGGTCAATAGATGCAACGAGAATATGATCTCATAGGCAGGACTGTGCTGTGGATCGAAGAAGATATAGTAATTACCCTGCACCAACGGTCTGATCGTAACGTTTTTGTTAACGACAATTTTGCGCGAACAATCGGctgaatgaaataataagtGAAACCGCTGGTAAACAGGAACAATATAGTGCAGATGAGAATAAAACGCCCGCTTCTTGCTTTATCCAACATAATCTTACGATCGTTTACATTTCTGACATTTTGTTAGTCTTCCTTCACGTGTTTCACGCATTCTCTAATGCGATTTTGTCGCAACATCAATGTGCAGTACATGGCTGGCACCATACTGTAAAAACAAAGTGCGCCAAACATCCTGAGTCTTTTATTAAACGTGTCCACGATTACAAACATGTATAACGCCCACGGTATtattaggaccttgaataagttctcgctgttttttttgttaaaaaaaaacattaatttaaaatataaggcttacaataactttactcaaagtattgtccatcattagagaccactttctcccatctttctggcagtaattgaatcccccgtcgaaaaaacgattcatcttttgacgcaatccatgaatcgacccatttttcggtttcttcgaaagaatggaagcgctgctcgctcaaaccatgcgccatcgaccgaaacaagtggtaatccgagggggctatgtccggtgaatacggcgggtgaggtagaacttcccattgaagcgtttccaggtaagttttgactggttttgccacatgtggccgagcattgtcatgtaacaaaatgactttgtcgtgtctctgcccgtatagtggccgcttttcttttagagctcgactcaaacgcatcatctgaagtcgatagcgagctcccgtgatagtttcattaggtttcttcgtcttcaaactttgtcggtgctccagaacgttctttatcttcaaggtcaaagtcattatttttaaagcgcctaaaccagtctctgcatgtcgtattcgacagagcattgtcaccatatgtttcaacaagaattctgtgtgcttcagctgcagatttcttttgaataaagcagtgcaataaaattccccgcaaaaacactttatttggcacaaaagtagacattttcgcaataggtaattaaacacgtggttgacactgtggtaaactgtatctactagaatttgaggttacatatagtactacttagctgatgcgtttccgtacgaaattccatgcacagagtgccgctacgccatcttttaagaaacagcgagaacttattcaaggacctaataGATTAAAGGACAACAGAAAGCAACAGGCAGCTCTGAGGAGCCCTTCGAGTAATCTTTTCTGGCACCGGGATTGTTTCTCTAGCATCGGCCATACGCCAATAAATCCCATGATTACTTTGTGTACTCGTACGGTGTACTTTATATCAGCTTTATAATTGGAATTGTATAAATTCACACGATCGATCATGGCATTTACTTCAACAAACGAGGCTAAACGAATTTTTTCGATCACTTGTTCGCGAAACGGTTGCGCGATTCGACTGACCGACGAAAAAACTTTGCAGTTACATTATGCACGCTGTTGCGTCTGCGTGGGTGAATCATCTTTTCCATGGTGATTTGTCCACGGCGCAGTTAAAAGTTCGGTACGAGAGTTTACGCGAAACTGTGTGCGATTTTTTGTCGGTCGAAGATAATTACAGGGTAGAATCGATTTACATGGAACAGTTTTCGAAACTTTTACAAAAGTACGGGCAAATCACCTTCCGTACAGCCATAGGTCATGGATCGGatcatttgtataataaaataatagtaacatataaattaatcgaaagttgtcgttaaaaaatttacatataaaaattacataaaaataa
This window of the Linepithema humile isolate Giens D197 chromosome 1, Lhum_UNIL_v1.0, whole genome shotgun sequence genome carries:
- the LOC105676662 gene encoding odorant receptor 10-like; amino-acid sequence: MQKTSFVANIYDHEEDMRLSVQLNRWILKPIGAWPKSANLSSIEKLLYLLINIICTGLIGFLFIPCAAFIVLEVEDTYNTLKLSGPLSFCLMAVIKYSSLIFRENDIRKGIEHIESDWMNTRHYSDRTIMIKNAKFGRRLVMICAFFMYGGAVFYYLAMPFGNGTVTDDENLTYRPLVYPVARVIVDARHSPISEIFFWLQCLSGFIAHSITTGACSLAAVFAMHAYGRLEVLMQWIDHLVEGREDFCASVDERLTMIVQQHVRILHFISLTDKVLREISLVEIVGCTLNMCFLGYYTIMEWESKEPASYITYIVLLISLTFNIFIFCYIGELVTEQCKKIGEVSYMIDWHRLPGKKGLALVLMIAMANSSVKLTAGNLFELSLSTFGDVVKTSVGYLNMLRTLTT